The following DNA comes from Emys orbicularis isolate rEmyOrb1 chromosome 13, rEmyOrb1.hap1, whole genome shotgun sequence.
aacaacataagaacggccacactgggtcagaccaaaggtccatctagcccagtatcctgtctaccgacagtggccaacgccaggtgccccagagggaacgaacagaccagggaatcatcaagtgatccatcccgttgcccattcccagcttctggcaaacagaggctagagacaccatccctgccgatcctggctaatagccatggatagacctatcctccatgaacttatctagttctttttttaacccatttacagtcttggccttcacaacatcctctgacaaggagttccacaggttgactgtgtgttgtgtggggggaaaaaaaacaaacaaacttccttttatttgttttaaatcagctgcctattcatttcattcagtgacccctagttcttgtgttatgtgaaggagtaaataacacttccttatttactttcttcacaccagtcatgattttatagacctcaatcatatccccccttagccgtctcttttccaagctgaaaagtcccagtcttcttactctcacctcatatggcagctgttccatacccctcatcatttctgttgcccttttctgaacctattccaattccaatatatcttgtttgagatggggtgaccacatctgcacacagtattctcaACTAACAAGAATGACCCTTTGTAGGAAAAGAACTAAATACAATGGCAAAACAGGATTTCAATCCAGATTTTCTGCTTCTTGATTGAAATCAATCCACCGTGATGGCCACAAATCCACCTCCTGTGGGTATCACAGGAGCCAACCCACCACCCAAGGGATCTGCTGTGGAACTcatgtggggctgggaggcaggtggAAGCGGAGAGGTGAGCAAGACCCCTTGCTCACACCCTGTCAGACACACCCATCAGGAAGCTGAAGCTGCTGAGACGGGGATTCACGTGGAAGGGGAGAGGTGCTCACACACTGAGGTGCCCCTGGGGaccctggaagcccctgcagccaTAGTGCAGGGACCCCAGGAGCTGCCCACTGGATGTCAGACCCATGCTGTCCCAGGAGCAGCTAAGCCCAGTGAGGACCTGTACCCCCACCCAGCCAAGGGCATCTCGGGGAGTCGGGGCAGGCAGCCGTCAGACATGCTTTGGCTTATCCACACAAGGTCATCGCCACGGTCGATCCGCCGGGGAAAGAGAGTCATCACGCAGCTGCCCTCGCCGCTGCCCTGCTGGGTGGAACATGGGCTGCCCTGTCACCTCCACGtatccccaccacccccagggccccaccctgctcacttggtgatgctgctgctgctgctcccgctGGTCCCTccactgctgccccctgcctTTTTGGCCTTCTTCAGCTGGGCCTGGCATGCCCGCGCCTCCTCATCGCCTCCCCGGCCCTTGTGCTTCTccgatttcttcttctttttcttctccttcctttcccGCTTCTTTTTGGGCTTGGAGACCGGGCCCTGCGACAGGGCGGCCAGCTGCTCATGCACTGCCCGCAGCTGGGGGGGAGACAccagtgaggggggacccagagaCACAAGGGGGCTGCTAAGCCGAACCCTGCGACAGGGCGGCCAGCTGCTCATGCACTGCCCACAGCTGGGGGGGAGAGACAccagtgaggggggacccagagaTACATGAATTCTCACCAGCTGCAGCTGGAGAGGGATgacagggagcagaggaaggGAGCTCAGCGCTAACCCAGAGACAGGGCCCCCGTGCAAGGGGGCCAGGACACAGCCAGGGAACCAGGGAAGCTAGCGCCCTGCCTGGGGCCAGGAGGGAGATGGAAACGAGAGACAGCAAGGAAGACACAACTAGGGGCAGAGGGATCTAACTGCTAACTGTGGGACAAGAGGCAGTCCCAGAGGCAGGGAGACAGCACCCCACGGAGAAGCCAAGTGCTGAGTGGAGGGACCCAGCCAAGCACTGGCCCCCCAAGTGAAGACGCACCCCTATGGTCCACACCCCTATGGTCAGGGTCGATGGCCTcacctgctcctgcagctccgCCAGCCGGTTGGCGCGCTCCTCCTCCGAGTCGGAGCTCTCCTCGCTCTCCGACGAACTCTCGCTGCTGCTCTCCTCGTCGTCCTCATCCTCATCCTCGTCCTCATCCTCGTCGTCGCTGGACGACTCCTCGGAGGAGGATTTCGAGAGGGCTCCAGACAGCCCGGCCGACGGCGGGTTGGTGTCCAGGGGCTCGTCCGGCATCTTGGCGTAGCTGAACTCGAACACGTCCTGCGGGAGGATGAGGGAGGCCAGGGTTAGCGGGTGCAGTGGGGACACAAAGGCGTACTGagtcctggggcaggggaggggaagtgccacCTGGCCCCACTGCCCCACTCACCTGCAGCTTGCGAGCCATGGCCACGACGTCGTGGTCGGGCGGGTTGTACTTGTAGCAGTTGGAGAACATTAACCGGACGTCGGCAGCAAATTCCTGCGCGTCGTGGTAATCCCGGTTCTCCATCTTCCGCTGCACCACGGGCAGAGAACACAGGGTGAGCGGGGGTGGCTGCACCAGGGAAGGGGcacagaccccccacccccaaggttcTCCCCGGACTGGGCTGCAGCAAGGGGGCTCAGACCAGCTCATCAGGCAGTTACCACTGGCCAGAGCCTTCTAGGCACTGCTGGGGGCAGGACAGCCCCCACCGCCCCCGAGGAGGGACAGGGTCTCAGGCTGCCACAGAACACCTGTGAGCCAGTGACGCTGCCTTCCACAGGGCGGAGATGCGGGGCGATCCCGGAGGCTCCCCAGTGGGGGACCTGTCTCCTGCAGACCTGCACGAGGAAGGCCTCAGCTTATACCTGTACGGCACGGAGGTTTCTGGGATGCCCCCTTCCCAGGGCCAGGTCACGGGCTGCACTTCATTGATGCCCAGTCCCCAGAGGAAGACTCCAGGACACACCCGGAGGTACCCCAgcacccctttccctccctccctgcagagcccccagccGTACCTTGATGGTGCTGAGGTCCATGGGGCACTTGATGATCTCGTGGTAGTCGTGCAGCCCCAGGGCCGAGGCGTCGACGGGCTTGTAGAACGGCCAGGCGTAGGCAGCGTGCTTCTTGGACACCAGGTCCTTGAGGATGCCATTGCAATACTTGAGCTGCTCGGACAGCTTGCCCTTCTTGGAGGTCTGGTGCTGCTGCGAGTCGGGCAGGTCCTTCTTGGGGGGCTTGATGGGGCGCCCACTCTCCCGCCGGGTGGGGATCTTGGCCGCTTTGGGCTCCAGAAGGATGGCCAACGGGGACGACTCCCCGCTAGTGGCGATgatggctgtggtggtgggagtGGTGGTGTCCGCTTTTCGCTTCACACCCTtcttctgtggggcagggacagagaacCTGAGCAGTGCGCTGAGCAACCCCCCCAATTTTATGCCCATACAGAACCAactgaaaccccaaaccacccAGCACCTGTCCCACATGGGACAATTGCAGAAACCCCAGCGCCCTGCGGCCCAAATGCAAACAGCACCCCGACAGCCAAGTATTTTCTGACCCCAACATGGCCAACCGCAGCCCCTTCCTCCAGGTCTGCAAACGCCACCCCCTCCACAGCAGGACAGACTGCAGACGGCTCAACCCAGCcaaacccccctgccccacaggcctGATCCACCAACCCCCCTGCCAGTCTCACCAGCTGCTCACTcgaccacccccagccccacgccagaCAGGTGGGTGCCTACCTTGGCCACGGGCTGCGTGGGAGCGGGCACAGCCAGCACTGGCTGGCAGGCGGCGGAGTGCAGTGATTTGAGAAGCGGTGCCGAGATCACCGAGGGGTGGGGGATACTGAGCACAGTGGTGGGGATCTCAGCGCTTGGGGTGTAGAGCGAGGCGTGCGAGACCGAGGAGACTGCGGGTACTTGGTGAGCTGCAGTGACTGCGCCTGCCAGGAGAGCTGGGGGAATACGCAAGCACCAGTTAGCACCAGCACCTGGGAATATAGTCACCACCACACAAGGACTGGCCCAATGTCACAGCTGAcgacggaacccaggagtcctggctcccagcccacccatccccccagccCACCCTTCCAGGGGGACTCATATTCCTCCATGTCTGGGACCTGcttgcccccacccctccggaGCAAACTCCGACTAGTCTCCCCGTCACAGAGCGCACGTACCTGCCGCCCGGGAAGCCCCCTTCTTGTGGCTGTTCTTGGCCACGGTGATGACAATCTCCTGCTCCTCTGCAGGCATCTGAGCCACTTTCTGCAGGAAAATCTTCTCCAGGGTCTGGGCCATCAGCACAATGTCATCCGTGGGCTGTAGGCCAAGGCAGAGGCGAGGGATTagagggtgcagggaaggggctggggctcacGCCGGCTCCAGGGAAAGCCCAAGGAGGAGAGCACTGCAGGGAGGGCTGGCTCTCACCTTGTTGTAGATGTAACAGTTGGTGAACATGGTGTTGAAGTCCTGCATGCACTCCGCCGCCCCCCAGTAATAGTTGTTCTCCAGACGCCGCTTGATGGTCCCCATGTCCATGGGCTGCTTGATGATCTTGTGATAATCCTGCCGGCAGAAGAGCACAAGGGGCCAGGTGGTCAGTCACAAGGCGTGAGCCCTACAACAAGGATCCCAATCACACCCGCGCCCCAGAGGCACACGATCAAGGGAGGGGGGTGGCATCTCAGTCCAGAAATACCCAAGAGGAGCTCACGGATGCAGGAGCTGTGTAATGTCACTCATGCACACAGATCTCATTCCAGTTTCTACACTCAAGTCACCTGGCAAAGGACAGGGGTTGTATCCGCTCAGGGACACTTCCTAGGGTGCCTGCAGTGTTCCAGTCAACGCTGGATTCAGCCTCGCATACAACTCAGGGACGGGGACCCCTGCGCACCCCAGAGCAGAGAAGCCTAAGCTACTGGGACAGCTGGTGACCATGAATGGCTGCGGTCCCAGTGACCCAACAACCTGGACTACTCCAGTCCCAGGCGGGGTGCGACAGGGGCTGGGAGACTAAAGCTAAGGAAAGAGCAAACCTAAGTGGAATTTACCTCCGGGCTTTAAATCCTTGAGCGCCACAGGTGCACGGGGGGCTGGCGTTTAATATTGGGGTCACGTGATGTCTTCTACAAATTCATGGATGGGAATCTGCAAAACGCATTCAGGGCACAAGAGATTAGGTGGGGAAGTGTCCGGGTTACCTGTAAAGGGGCTGTCTCACCTCATCCACACCTTTGTAGGGAGCAGTAGGGTGGGGCGGCTGGTCTGGGGAAGCTCCCAGGACAAGCCAAGCAGGCCGGATGTACAGGGACCTGGAGACCCTCAGCTCTGGGACAGCATGGAACCAGCTGAGAGACCACCACAGGTCGGGAAGGAGGAGTTGGGGATGGCACAGCCCAGGCACCTGTAGCTGCATCTTTGTGGCACAGACCCCAGGATGGGACAGGGCTGTCCCTGGGACTGTCAGGCTGGGGGGAGTGCGGGGGGGAATACTTTAGGTTAGGCCACATGGTGAAGCAATATTTGAATGAGGCATCCTCCTCACACCCCTGGAACGGCACACACTCCCCAAGCCAGTAAGGATCAACTGgggccagacacacacacacacacacacacacacccctcccaccctctgggcCTCAGCCACTCCCATGCCCAGCCCACAGGGCTCATTACCGGCAGGCCTAGCTTGACAGCATCGACGGGCTGGCGGAAGGGCCAGGCGAACTGATGTTTCCACAGGGCCTTCATCACCACCTTGTGGAGATATTGCAGCTGGTTGGTGACCCTGCCTGGCTTTTTGGGGTTGGACACCTCCGGTGGTGGAGGGTTCACCTGAGGCAGGTGCAGGGCTGGCACCGACGCCATGGTGGGGCTCTCGAAACCCTCGTAGAGCAGTGAGGGCTTGCGGATCCGCTTGCCTGGGGTCGACTCCGTCGCCAGGCCCATGAGCCCAGTActgccctcccccaaaatccTGAAATGGGAGCAAAGACACCATTAAAAGGGTAACTCTAGGACTAAGAAGCTCATGCCATCTGGCCCTGGGCCaccagcacacagcaacacagaGCAAAAGGGCCTGCAGACACCACaggggcaggacacctggggtGGAGGGAAAGAACTCTGGGCCTGCTGCCGACAGCTACTCTTGGGTCCGGGAAGGTGCTCTTCTGAAAAGTCTCCCCAAAAACCATCCCTGAAGCAAAGCTGAGAGGCACCTGTGCTATTTATACCCACTCCTAGGGCACAATTAGTGCTGGGAAGATTGCTCTGCTTATCTTTAAGCTCCGAAAACATCCATCCAAACCCAAGCGAAAGGCAGAGAGGAAAGTGTACTAAGGCAATCTGTTTCCCAGGGATGTGGGTGAATTCTCAGCCACACGCATGCCCAGGGAGAGGCCATGAACTCTAGCCAGTTGCCGCTAGCCTAGGGCTGCATTCCCAACTGTTTCTATGGGAGCCCGAACCAAGAGATCTCCTAAGGGCCCAGACCCAGAGATCTTGCTGTCAAACACCAATACCCCACACAACACTAGTGTGTCACCAGTGAGGGACTAGCTCCGAATCCACACCGCAGGCACCAGAGAGATTCAGGGCTGCAGAGCCAAGGTTCTGGCACATATCCAGGTTAGGTCTGGAAACAAAGGGCGGCAGATTAGCTCCGTGAAAAGCCTCATCTATTTCTATGCCTTCGGGACAGGACTGTTCCCTAGAAGTCACTGCCCAAGGTCCCAATGGCACAGGGCAGGGCACTCCAGCAGGATGTGGAAGGGACAGGAGATGGGGACTCCACTTAGGTAGTATTACACGCCCATGAGGCACAGGTAGGACAAGCAGAAGTCACACCATATGGaggtctcctgcagctcttccaTGCTAGATTGCTGGAGCTATAGATTCAttcagtctgacttcctgtgtacCCCAGGCTGGTACATTTCACCATTTCCCTCTAATGCAGCAGTTACTGTGCAGCAGGACCCCAAAGACGTGATGGGTCACCAGGGCCCACGTTAAGACTGCCTGGGCCAAGCCTCACCGcccagggctcaggcttctgcttcagacCTGGGCAACagagctcaggttacagccccccCCAGAGATGAAGCTCTTGGGCCTTTGGCTTTGACCTCCCTACTGGTCAACCCCTCCTGGGATTGTTTAGTAATTTTTGTGGAGAACCCCATCTCCAGTGAACCAAATCACCTGTGctatacagatgctccccgggtcCCCGACTTACGGAAAACGTcctgtaaacttttttttttggcacgTAATTGTCAgagatacgtttccgacttacgcaaactTCAACTTATGCAAGGCGTTCGGGAACAGAacacttgcgtaagtcggggagcttctGTACAGAGCTGTGCTGTGCAAACTAGCCAGAGCCGGACAATGAATACACTCAGGGGAACAGTATCCCCAGGGCCAAACTCCAAGGAGCCAGACATCCCAACTGCTCTCCTTAGAGGCACACACAGCaaggctggcaggggctgggactgTGTCACCAGGTTGCTATGGGGCCCTCTAATCACAGCCCTGCAATAACCAGGGGAACCAAACCCGTGTTACAAACCCAGTTCAGAGCTTACATCCTGCTTAACaaggaagggggggcgggggggggggagggtcacccTGGCTCCACAGTGTGGGGAACTTGGGTATCCTGTCCCTGGCAACCAGCCAGAAGTCAGTGCGTACTCTTGGGATACtgagatccccctcccccacacagtgtCTCCAGACAAGGCCTGTGGACAGGCTGATAAAAGGTGGAGGGCTGGcccctgggagtcaggagccgTGACACCTGCACACAGTATCACAGCAGCACCAGGGGCCTCATGCTGTCAACAGCAGAGAGATGTTTCCATAACGCTTGGGAGACTCCTAGCAAAATCACCACGTCACCCCTCCCTAAGCAACTACTCAACTCCAGGGCAAGCGGTCTTTGCCAGGGGACTAGCTCTGACAATTCCCTGGGGGGCCAGATGCCAGGGGGGTCTCCCTGTCAGAATGCCCTGAGCTGACATGCCAGGGTCATGTCAGGGTCATGTCGCTGTCAGCACAGCGGCGTCTCCTGTCTCCTTTCAGCTCATGGGCAGGAGGTCCTGTGTGGGGGATTCCCCAGGCTTTGGGGACACTCTCAAATGCCAAGGATAAAGGGATAGGAGCGTAATTCCCAGGAGGACAGGGCGGGGGTCACTCCCCCTTTCCCACCCAGGGGACACGAGTGGCAGAGGGGTCCATCTCTTCCAGTGCTGCACCACCCCACAGAGCAGTGTCGCCAACACAGGACCCTGGCCCACACCCTCTGCCTGGAGAGAGCTGGGAGCCAGCTGCTCCCATCCTTTGCTCAGCAGTGGAGGAGGGGGTCACTGGAGCGGAGTTGAAAAGCCACTTAGCAGATCTAGTCCACACCTGAGAAGCGTATTGCTTCTGTTTGGGTTGGGTTCAGTGTCAGGCCCAGCCCAGGCGGTCCCCTTGGGGAGTCTGGAGACAGGCTGAGGTTGTAAGCAATCCCAAAGGGTTGACCTCACCTCTGTCCCCTCTCAGCCACTAGAGGTAACAAGGGGGCTGGAAGCAGGGATCACTGAGGAGAATCCTCTGTGTACAAATCAGGTATGTTCCTAATGACCCCTTCTTCTTGCCTTAACATGAACCTATGAATCCAATCTTTCTACCTCCAGGGACTAGGAGCAACCTCCCTTCTCTCCCAGAGGGGCAAGGCTAGTGAACAGTGGTGGGAGCAGGCCAGGGGCAAGCTGGCAAACTGGCCACGCACACAGGGCTGACATGTGCCTgactcaccagccactgcagcccTCCTCCCTTTGCCACAAGCATGACTGCACAGAAAACTCACCCCtcccaagccccagaccccactccaaTGACCCTGCTGCCCTAAGGCACAACTGCAGTGACAGCACAGCCCTACCTCAGCCCAGGTCTCGGGGTACCCATGCACATACCACCAACACGTGGCAGGTGCAGACCCAGCATCTTCTCACAAAAGGCACCCAAAACACATGCCAGGACAGCCAATAGCGGCTAAAATAAGGGCATCCCCCAATACGAAGAGCACGATAGAAACGGATTCTGTGTAAATAAACCCAAGCCATCAAATGCATAAACTCCCTACAGAATACAGGAACCCCAGAGGCAGAGCACCCCCATTTAATGCATTGTTTCAAAAAAAACCACTCCACAAATACATTGGCAGTGTCTGGCACTCCCAATTAACATCATAAAGCAAATAGTTACTACACAACTGAACAGTACCTCCACATGCGGTGACATCAGCAGGCAAGGTACACACTTGTAAGTAGGCGCTAGCAGCCCCAATTAACTGTGCATTGCAGAAACACAGGGTGCCAGGCCCCTGCAACCATATAACGGGATCAATGCAAACCCTAACACAGCATAGACAGACACGCTCCCCCATGTAACACACAACAGTGCTCAGAAAGGAGTGCTGAACACAACCCGTCCCCACTGAATGCAAGGTATACCCACTGCAAACCAGCCACAGGCCCGTCCCGCCATGGACCCCAGGAATGGGAAGTGAGGGTGTAAATAAACCCAAGCCCTCTAACACAGGACAGCGGGTCAGAGGACAcaccattccccccctccccagtgtaaaACAGCTTTGCATAGTACCCCCCCGCAGCAGTGCAGCCAAGGCACCCCACAAACCCACTGCCGCCATAGAACCCAgcaatgccgccccccccaatgCAAACCGGGGCGagacccgccccgccccgccc
Coding sequences within:
- the BRD2 gene encoding bromodomain-containing protein 2 isoform X2 encodes the protein MLQNVNPHNKILGEGSTGLMGLATESTPGKRIRKPSLLYEGFESPTMASVPALHLPQVNPPPPEVSNPKKPGRVTNQLQYLHKVVMKALWKHQFAWPFRQPVDAVKLGLPDYHKIIKQPMDMGTIKRRLENNYYWGAAECMQDFNTMFTNCYIYNKPTDDIVLMAQTLEKIFLQKVAQMPAEEQEIVITVAKNSHKKGASRAAALLAGAVTAAHQVPAVSSVSHASLYTPSAEIPTTVLSIPHPSVISAPLLKSLHSAACQPVLAVPAPTQPVAKKKGVKRKADTTTPTTTAIIATSGESSPLAILLEPKAAKIPTRRESGRPIKPPKKDLPDSQQHQTSKKGKLSEQLKYCNGILKDLVSKKHAAYAWPFYKPVDASALGLHDYHEIIKCPMDLSTIKDVFEFSYAKMPDEPLDTNPPSAGLSGALSKSSSEESSSDDEDEDEDEDEDDEESSSESSSESEESSDSEEERANRLAELQEQLRAVHEQLAALSQGPVSKPKKKRERKEKKKKKKSEKHKGRGGDEEARACQAQLKKAKKAGGSSGGTSGSSSSSITKNSSKVSKAALPAPPMLYDSEEEEESKPMTYDEKRQLSLDINKLPGEKLGRVVHIIQSREPSLRDSNPEEIEIDFETLKPSTLRELERYVLSCLRKKPRKPYSETMKKPVGKTKEELALEKKRELEKRLQDVSGQLNSTKKPPKKANEKPESAQQVPVSRLSASSSSSDSSSSSSSSSSSDTSDSDSG
- the BRD2 gene encoding bromodomain-containing protein 2 isoform X3 codes for the protein MDMGTIKRRLENNYYWGAAECMQDFNTMFTNCYIYNKPTDDIVLMAQTLEKIFLQKVAQMPAEEQEIVITVAKNSHKKGASRAAALLAGAVTAAHQVPAVSSVSHASLYTPSAEIPTTVLSIPHPSVISAPLLKSLHSAACQPVLAVPAPTQPVAKKKGVKRKADTTTPTTTAIIATSGESSPLAILLEPKAAKIPTRRESGRPIKPPKKDLPDSQQHQTSKKGKLSEQLKYCNGILKDLVSKKHAAYAWPFYKPVDASALGLHDYHEIIKCPMDLSTIKRKMENRDYHDAQEFAADVRLMFSNCYKYNPPDHDVVAMARKLQDVFEFSYAKMPDEPLDTNPPSAGLSGALSKSSSEESSSDDEDEDEDEDEDDEESSSESSSESEESSDSEEERANRLAELQEQLRAVHEQLAALSQGPVSKPKKKRERKEKKKKKKSEKHKGRGGDEEARACQAQLKKAKKAGGSSGGTSGSSSSSITKNSSKVSKAALPAPPMLYDSEEEEESKPMTYDEKRQLSLDINKLPGEKLGRVVHIIQSREPSLRDSNPEEIEIDFETLKPSTLRELERYVLSCLRKKPRKPYSETMKKPVGKTKEELALEKKRELEKRLQDVSGQLNSTKKPPKKANEKPESAQQVPVSRLSASSSSSDSSSSSSSSSSSDTSDSDSG
- the BRD2 gene encoding bromodomain-containing protein 2 isoform X1, yielding MLQNVNPHNKILGEGSTGLMGLATESTPGKRIRKPSLLYEGFESPTMASVPALHLPQVNPPPPEVSNPKKPGRVTNQLQYLHKVVMKALWKHQFAWPFRQPVDAVKLGLPDYHKIIKQPMDMGTIKRRLENNYYWGAAECMQDFNTMFTNCYIYNKPTDDIVLMAQTLEKIFLQKVAQMPAEEQEIVITVAKNSHKKGASRAAALLAGAVTAAHQVPAVSSVSHASLYTPSAEIPTTVLSIPHPSVISAPLLKSLHSAACQPVLAVPAPTQPVAKKKGVKRKADTTTPTTTAIIATSGESSPLAILLEPKAAKIPTRRESGRPIKPPKKDLPDSQQHQTSKKGKLSEQLKYCNGILKDLVSKKHAAYAWPFYKPVDASALGLHDYHEIIKCPMDLSTIKRKMENRDYHDAQEFAADVRLMFSNCYKYNPPDHDVVAMARKLQDVFEFSYAKMPDEPLDTNPPSAGLSGALSKSSSEESSSDDEDEDEDEDEDDEESSSESSSESEESSDSEEERANRLAELQEQLRAVHEQLAALSQGPVSKPKKKRERKEKKKKKKSEKHKGRGGDEEARACQAQLKKAKKAGGSSGGTSGSSSSSITKNSSKVSKAALPAPPMLYDSEEEEESKPMTYDEKRQLSLDINKLPGEKLGRVVHIIQSREPSLRDSNPEEIEIDFETLKPSTLRELERYVLSCLRKKPRKPYSETMKKPVGKTKEELALEKKRELEKRLQDVSGQLNSTKKPPKKANEKPESAQQVPVSRLSASSSSSDSSSSSSSSSSSDTSDSDSG